In Aridibaculum aurantiacum, the following proteins share a genomic window:
- a CDS encoding DUF5995 family protein, translated as MFTGVATQVFPPRAKTIADVIAQLEHIIHRSMVEKSRMGYFASIYLHMTEAVLEGIQKGVFANPSRMELLDVIFANRYIDAWHAYVHKQPCSNAWCAAYDACSNNDLIILQHVILGINTHINLDLAIAAAETAPGEKIYDLQQDFEKINDIIAGLTSHVQEMMCRLWFPLRMINKITSDREKAVINFSIKAARQAAWANAVALAVAGEQAKPNYIKLIDGSVVAIARKVINPGMYTNMLLRPVRLMEEKDVARVIKLLQEKSKKIALVNGKR; from the coding sequence ATGTTTACAGGTGTCGCTACGCAAGTTTTTCCTCCGCGTGCAAAAACCATAGCTGATGTAATAGCCCAGCTTGAACATATCATCCATCGTAGCATGGTAGAAAAAAGCAGGATGGGCTATTTCGCCAGCATTTACCTGCACATGACCGAGGCTGTATTGGAAGGTATTCAGAAGGGTGTATTTGCCAATCCAAGCCGAATGGAATTGCTGGATGTGATTTTTGCCAACCGCTATATCGATGCCTGGCATGCATACGTTCATAAACAACCATGTAGCAATGCCTGGTGTGCAGCTTATGATGCGTGCTCTAATAATGACCTTATTATTCTTCAGCATGTGATTTTAGGCATCAATACGCATATCAATTTAGATCTTGCTATAGCAGCTGCTGAAACTGCACCCGGAGAAAAAATATATGACCTGCAACAAGATTTTGAAAAGATCAACGATATCATTGCCGGTCTTACTTCGCATGTCCAGGAAATGATGTGCAGGCTTTGGTTCCCGCTGCGGATGATCAATAAAATAACCTCCGACAGAGAAAAAGCTGTTATCAATTTTAGTATTAAGGCAGCACGGCAGGCGGCATGGGCAAATGCAGTAGCACTGGCAGTAGCTGGTGAACAAGCCAAGCCTAATTACATCAAGCTAATTGATGGTAGTGTAGTAGCAATTGCCAGGAAAGTTATCAACCCCGGCATGTATACAAACATGTTACTTCGTCCCGTAAGGCTAATGGAAGAAAAGGATGTGGCTAGGGTAATAAAGTTACTACAGGAAAAGTCTAAGAAGATTGCGTTGGTGAATGGAAAAAGGTAG
- the ypfJ gene encoding KPN_02809 family neutral zinc metallopeptidase, translating into MQWRGRQGSGNVEDRRGASGGGLAVGGGIGGVIVLVLYLLLGGDPNQAPQLMPGQAPPRELSQEATAAEDTLAEFVSVVLKDTEDVWAELLPGYQPPRLVLFSNAVNSACGSASAAVGPFYCPGDKKVYIDLSFFKELDNRFGAPGDFAMAYVVAHEVGHHIQNLQGTTNRLHQMRGSVSKKEYNQASVRLELQADFLAGVWAHHAQKTKKILDPGDIEEALGAANAIGDDRLQKQAQGHVVPDAFTHGTSAQRMRWFKKGFQTGDIRQGNTFETDEL; encoded by the coding sequence ATGCAGTGGCGAGGCCGGCAAGGCAGTGGAAATGTAGAAGACAGAAGAGGCGCATCAGGAGGCGGGTTAGCAGTAGGCGGCGGTATAGGAGGAGTGATTGTGCTGGTTCTTTATTTACTTCTTGGCGGCGATCCTAACCAGGCGCCACAACTAATGCCGGGACAAGCTCCTCCACGAGAGCTGTCGCAGGAAGCAACAGCAGCAGAAGACACGCTGGCTGAATTTGTATCCGTTGTTTTAAAAGATACCGAAGATGTTTGGGCTGAGTTGTTACCAGGGTACCAGCCACCACGCCTCGTCTTGTTTTCTAATGCAGTAAATTCAGCATGCGGATCGGCAAGTGCTGCTGTTGGTCCATTTTACTGCCCCGGCGATAAAAAGGTTTATATAGATCTATCATTTTTTAAAGAACTGGATAACCGCTTTGGAGCACCGGGTGATTTTGCCATGGCTTACGTGGTAGCACATGAGGTAGGGCATCATATTCAAAATTTACAAGGCACAACTAATCGGCTTCACCAGATGCGGGGAAGTGTTTCCAAAAAAGAATATAACCAGGCATCGGTAAGGCTGGAACTACAGGCTGATTTCCTGGCTGGAGTTTGGGCACATCATGCACAGAAGACAAAGAAGATACTTGATCCGGGTGATATTGAAGAGGCACTAGGCGCAGCAAATGCAATAGGCGATGACCGGCTTCAAAAGCAGGCGCAAGGGCATGTGGTACCCGATGCCTTCACGCATGGCACTTCTGCACAACGTATGCGTTGGTTCAAGAAAGGTTTCCAGACTGGTGACATCAGGCAAGGCAATACTTTTGAGACGGATGAACTGTAG
- a CDS encoding OmpP1/FadL family transporter, which translates to MKKILLALTAFTSIHAVAQLPEDVLRYSYFPVNGSARNMAIGGAMGSLGGDISALYMNPAGLGLFKTREIVLTPGFKLNNNKFNYRGSDTSTNKSTFNLGTSGLVIGFNTPGSKWTSQALSIGINTVANFNNTFSYRGTNNYSSMTEVFAEAVSSNRYSIDEAINDPRLAFGTAPALYTYLVDTFRNNNNQLEVRGLPEFLLQQGLALEQKNTVRTTGGSTELAVGYAANMDDKLYIGGSVGIPFVAHERITTYRESDISGNNNNNFNFFELRDRVKTTGVGINAKLGVIFKPQEQIRLGVALHTPTIYSMTDNQSSELTADTEGYNGLKTAGSSLFTNNNGAGQTDYLAITPWKAMVSGSYVFREVNDTRRQRAFVTADIEYVGYSNAGFREKSDYADYSDIEYYDQMKQVIRDYYRGAFNFRLGGELKFNTIMFRLGGAYYGSPYKDKELQSNIIQATGGLGYRDKGMFIDLSYAHNFLKDVHFPYRLADKANTFANQTGSRGNVVLTFGFKL; encoded by the coding sequence ATGAAAAAAATTTTACTTGCCTTAACTGCATTTACTAGTATTCATGCAGTTGCCCAATTACCCGAAGATGTTTTACGATATAGCTACTTTCCTGTAAATGGCTCTGCCCGCAATATGGCTATAGGTGGAGCAATGGGTTCTCTTGGCGGCGACATCAGCGCTCTTTACATGAACCCTGCAGGTCTGGGACTTTTTAAAACAAGGGAAATTGTCCTGACGCCCGGCTTCAAACTGAACAACAATAAGTTTAACTACAGGGGAAGTGATACATCCACCAACAAATCAACATTCAATTTAGGAACAAGTGGTTTGGTAATAGGCTTTAATACACCAGGCAGCAAATGGACAAGCCAGGCTTTAAGTATTGGCATCAACACTGTGGCCAACTTCAACAATACTTTTTCGTACCGCGGCACCAACAACTATAGCAGCATGACGGAAGTTTTTGCTGAAGCAGTTAGCAGCAACCGTTATTCAATTGATGAAGCCATTAATGATCCAAGGCTTGCTTTTGGTACCGCTCCTGCTTTATATACTTACCTGGTAGATACGTTTAGAAACAACAACAACCAGCTTGAGGTTAGAGGTCTTCCTGAATTTTTACTGCAGCAGGGATTAGCGCTGGAACAAAAGAACACAGTAAGAACCACAGGTGGCTCAACAGAATTAGCGGTAGGTTATGCTGCCAATATGGATGACAAGCTTTACATAGGAGGTTCTGTAGGTATACCTTTCGTGGCTCATGAAAGAATAACCACTTACCGTGAGTCTGATATTTCTGGCAACAACAATAACAACTTCAATTTTTTTGAACTAAGAGACCGGGTAAAAACTACGGGCGTTGGTATCAATGCAAAGCTTGGTGTCATCTTCAAACCACAAGAGCAAATACGCCTTGGAGTTGCTTTACATACGCCTACTATCTATAGCATGACCGACAACCAGTCTTCTGAACTTACTGCCGACACCGAAGGATATAATGGACTTAAGACTGCTGGATCTTCTTTATTTACCAATAACAATGGCGCTGGACAAACCGACTACCTGGCAATAACTCCATGGAAAGCTATGGTGAGTGGATCGTATGTTTTCAGAGAAGTAAATGATACCCGCAGGCAGCGTGCTTTTGTAACTGCTGACATTGAATATGTAGGTTATTCGAATGCTGGCTTCAGGGAAAAAAGCGACTATGCAGATTATTCTGATATTGAATACTACGACCAAATGAAACAAGTGATCCGTGACTATTACCGTGGTGCATTCAACTTCAGGCTTGGTGGCGAATTGAAGTTCAATACGATCATGTTCAGATTGGGTGGCGCCTACTATGGCAGCCCTTATAAAGACAAAGAGTTACAGTCTAATATCATACAGGCAACAGGTGGTTTAGGCTATAGGGATAAAGGCATGTTCATCGATCTTTCTTATGCGCACAACTTCCTGAAAGATGTTCATTTCCCTTATCGTTTAGCTGATAAGGCAAACACCTTCGCCAACCAGACTGGCAGCCGGGGAAATGTGGTACTGACCTTTGGTTTCAAATTATAA
- the proS gene encoding proline--tRNA ligase has protein sequence MSKEITSRSQDYSQWYNDLIIKGGLADYSAVRGCMVIKPYGYALWENMRDELDRMFKETGHQNAYFPLFVPKSLFEKEEKNAEGFAKECAVVTHYRLKNNPDKAGALMVDPESKLEEELVVRPTSEAIIWNTYKTWIQSYRDLPILVNQWANVVRWEMRTRLFLRTAEFLWQEGHTAHATKEEAIEETVKMLEVYAHFAEHYMAMPVIKGVKSENERFAGAEDTYCIEALMQDGKALQAGTSHFLGQNFAKAFDVKFSDKNNKLDYVWATSWGVSTRLIGALVMAHSDDDGLILPPRIAPFQVVIVPIFKGEEQKQKIDEKVHALVKELKAAGIRVKYDDNDAARPGWKFAEYEMKGVPVRLAIGARDLENNVVEVARRDTKEKMTMSFDGLAISIGKLLDAIQENIYNKAKTFRDANITRADNWDDFVKLLDEKAGFISAHWDGTGETEDKIKEMTKATIRCIPLNNDKEEGKCILTGKPSEQRVLFARAY, from the coding sequence ATGAGTAAAGAGATCACTTCGCGTTCGCAAGATTATTCCCAATGGTATAACGACCTGATCATCAAGGGTGGTTTAGCAGATTATAGTGCAGTAAGAGGATGCATGGTGATAAAGCCATATGGTTATGCGCTTTGGGAAAATATGCGCGATGAACTCGACAGGATGTTCAAAGAAACAGGTCATCAGAATGCTTATTTCCCGCTTTTCGTGCCTAAAAGTTTGTTTGAAAAAGAAGAGAAGAATGCCGAAGGTTTTGCAAAAGAATGTGCGGTTGTTACACACTACAGGCTAAAGAACAATCCAGATAAGGCAGGTGCTTTGATGGTAGATCCTGAAAGTAAGCTGGAAGAAGAGCTGGTGGTGCGTCCTACCAGTGAAGCTATCATCTGGAACACCTACAAAACATGGATCCAAAGCTACCGCGATCTTCCAATCCTTGTTAACCAATGGGCGAACGTGGTTCGTTGGGAAATGCGTACGCGTTTGTTTTTACGTACTGCCGAATTTCTTTGGCAGGAAGGTCATACCGCACATGCTACCAAAGAAGAGGCGATAGAAGAAACAGTAAAAATGCTGGAAGTATATGCGCATTTTGCTGAGCATTATATGGCTATGCCTGTTATAAAAGGTGTGAAGAGTGAGAATGAAAGATTTGCAGGTGCAGAAGATACATATTGTATAGAAGCCCTGATGCAAGATGGAAAAGCACTGCAGGCAGGTACTTCACATTTCCTGGGTCAGAACTTCGCCAAGGCATTTGATGTAAAATTTAGCGATAAGAATAACAAGCTGGATTATGTATGGGCAACCAGCTGGGGTGTGAGTACACGACTGATAGGTGCATTGGTAATGGCACACAGCGATGACGATGGTTTAATCCTTCCTCCGCGTATTGCGCCATTCCAGGTGGTGATCGTTCCAATTTTTAAAGGAGAGGAGCAGAAGCAAAAGATAGATGAGAAGGTGCATGCACTGGTAAAAGAATTAAAAGCTGCAGGCATTCGTGTAAAATACGATGATAACGATGCAGCTCGCCCGGGATGGAAATTTGCTGAATACGAAATGAAAGGTGTGCCGGTTCGTTTGGCCATTGGAGCACGCGACCTGGAGAATAATGTTGTAGAGGTAGCTCGCAGAGATACGAAAGAAAAAATGACCATGTCATTTGACGGGCTGGCTATAAGTATAGGCAAGTTGCTGGATGCTATACAAGAGAATATTTATAACAAGGCAAAGACCTTCAGGGACGCCAACATCACTCGTGCTGATAACTGGGATGATTTTGTAAAGCTACTGGATGAGAAGGCTGGATTTATTTCTGCGCATTGGGATGGTACGGGTGAAACGGAAGATAAGATCAAGGAGATGACCAAGGCTACCATCAGGTGTATACCGCTGAATAACGATAAGGAAGAAGGTAAATGTATACTGACAGGTAAGCCTTCGGAGCAGAGAGTACTGTTTGCACGTGCTTATTAA
- a CDS encoding DUF2752 domain-containing protein: protein MFYYLLILDWLEKHLLQCPTKALLNIDCPGCGIQRSFLLLVKGNIVESILMYPALIPILFLLIYTILHLRYKFEKGARNIKIFHIVTASIIVCFYIYKIVNHKLIA, encoded by the coding sequence ATGTTTTACTACCTGCTAATACTAGATTGGCTGGAGAAGCACTTACTACAGTGCCCGACAAAAGCGCTGCTCAATATCGATTGCCCGGGCTGTGGCATCCAGCGTAGCTTTCTCCTTTTAGTGAAGGGAAATATTGTTGAAAGTATACTAATGTATCCTGCACTGATACCTATTCTATTTCTTCTCATTTACACCATTCTTCATCTTAGGTATAAGTTTGAAAAGGGCGCCAGGAACATAAAGATTTTTCACATAGTGACTGCTTCCATAATTGTTTGCTTCTATATTTACAAAATAGTAAACCACAAACTAATTGCGTAA
- a CDS encoding CCC motif membrane protein, with product MENNYYQGYQAQEPLPNSTAILVLGISSIVGCFCYGLPGTVLAIISLVLASKSKQLYNANPTAYTPGSVSNMNTGRICAIIGLTISILFLALAIFGIAYFGMEALRNPEEYMKRYE from the coding sequence ATGGAAAACAACTATTACCAAGGTTATCAAGCACAGGAACCTTTACCAAACTCTACGGCTATTCTTGTTTTGGGAATTAGTTCTATTGTAGGCTGCTTTTGTTATGGACTTCCGGGAACTGTTTTAGCCATCATTTCACTTGTACTTGCTTCTAAGTCGAAGCAATTGTACAATGCAAATCCTACAGCATACACACCCGGATCGGTAAGCAATATGAACACCGGGAGAATATGTGCCATCATTGGATTAACGATATCTATTTTGTTTTTAGCATTAGCGATCTTTGGTATCGCTTATTTCGGAATGGAAGCTTTGCGCAATCCTGAAGAATACATGAAGCGTTACGAATAA
- a CDS encoding VOC family protein, whose amino-acid sequence MKISQIKETCLYVKDLEATRQFYHGKLGLPMISLVEGRHVFFRAGSSVLLCFIAAKTEQEKILPPHGASGVIHFAFEVAKADYAATLSELQQQHVKIVHEHEWPNGVRSCYFNDPDGHLVEIVEAGLWDK is encoded by the coding sequence ATGAAAATTTCACAGATAAAAGAGACTTGCCTTTATGTAAAGGACCTGGAGGCGACAAGGCAGTTTTACCATGGTAAGCTTGGTCTTCCTATGATTTCGCTTGTAGAAGGACGACATGTTTTTTTTAGGGCAGGCAGTTCTGTACTTCTATGTTTTATTGCAGCCAAAACCGAACAAGAAAAAATACTTCCTCCACATGGAGCCAGTGGTGTTATTCATTTTGCATTTGAGGTAGCAAAAGCAGATTATGCTGCTACTTTATCTGAACTGCAGCAACAACACGTAAAAATTGTACACGAGCATGAATGGCCAAACGGCGTACGCTCCTGCTATTTCAATGATCCTGATGGTCATTTGGTAGAGATTGTTGAAGCAGGTCTTTGGGATAAGTAA
- a CDS encoding ferritin-like domain-containing protein, giving the protein MKDINDLQDLLIHLVTQMRSAEVQSQEAIPQIIEKANHRSLKNALQHHHQQTGEQVKRLEKILRVLESDGNKETVCKGMQGLIQEATEIIGSPISKDAIDPAIIFSVQKMEHYEICSYGTAVAYAQQLHLHEVEQMLLETLNEEYDADDLLTALATSGYNKEAAPPDVEESNFEKEATVNNSGETTPSTTGKVVINERTIQSPGGRAGRSHRGYSSGESRGH; this is encoded by the coding sequence ATGAAAGACATCAATGATCTCCAGGACCTGCTAATTCACCTGGTCACGCAGATGAGAAGTGCAGAGGTACAGTCACAGGAAGCCATCCCGCAAATAATAGAGAAAGCAAATCATCGTTCGCTGAAGAATGCACTACAACATCATCACCAACAAACAGGTGAGCAGGTGAAACGCCTTGAAAAGATCCTGCGAGTATTAGAAAGTGACGGAAACAAAGAGACCGTTTGTAAAGGAATGCAAGGCTTAATACAAGAAGCTACTGAAATCATAGGTTCACCTATATCAAAAGATGCTATTGATCCTGCCATCATTTTTAGCGTCCAGAAAATGGAGCACTATGAAATATGCTCATATGGAACAGCCGTGGCATATGCCCAGCAGCTTCACCTGCATGAAGTGGAGCAGATGCTGCTGGAAACGCTTAACGAAGAGTACGATGCGGATGACCTGCTGACAGCACTTGCTACTTCAGGTTATAATAAAGAAGCCGCTCCACCCGATGTAGAAGAAAGCAATTTTGAGAAAGAAGCTACCGTCAACAACTCTGGTGAGACTACCCCATCAACTACAGGTAAGGTGGTGATAAATGAGCGGACAATTCAATCGCCAGGCGGTCGCGCAGGCAGGTCCCACAGGGGATATTCTTCCGGTGAATCACGAGGACATTGA
- a CDS encoding SH3 domain-containing protein: MKRNVLLAMAMVLTIGANSQVSINAIDAKKHIGEVVSICGKIYSAKFLPSSKNQPTLLNLGGNYPNQLVTIAIFEGDRNKFPFKPEEYYPNTDVCVTGKLVEYRGMPEIIVQSPDQLKLQLGNTTASNSAVKSTPVKKKAEPVATGNEYDVTLTNDVHLRSGPGLEFDPITVLQAGSIVSVMKSNNGWSHVTVKKIVGTPGSTSTGFIKNNVLK, translated from the coding sequence ATGAAGAGAAATGTATTGCTAGCTATGGCTATGGTATTGACTATAGGCGCTAATTCCCAAGTGAGTATTAATGCCATTGATGCGAAAAAGCATATTGGTGAAGTGGTATCAATTTGCGGAAAAATTTACAGCGCAAAGTTCTTGCCCAGCAGCAAAAATCAACCAACCCTGCTGAACCTTGGAGGCAATTATCCAAATCAACTGGTAACCATTGCCATTTTTGAAGGCGATAGGAATAAGTTCCCGTTCAAGCCGGAAGAATATTATCCTAACACTGATGTATGTGTTACCGGCAAACTGGTGGAATACCGTGGAATGCCTGAGATCATTGTTCAATCGCCAGATCAGTTGAAGTTGCAACTGGGGAATACCACAGCATCTAATAGTGCAGTTAAATCAACACCTGTAAAAAAGAAAGCTGAGCCGGTAGCTACAGGAAATGAATATGATGTAACGCTTACTAATGATGTTCACCTACGCTCAGGCCCCGGGTTAGAATTTGATCCTATCACTGTGCTGCAGGCAGGTAGTATCGTTTCAGTAATGAAATCAAACAACGGCTGGTCGCACGTTACGGTAAAAAAGATCGTAGGCACGCCCGGAAGCACATCTACCGGGTTCATTAAGAACAACGTATTGAAATAG
- the fbp gene encoding class 1 fructose-bisphosphatase translates to MSNINRRVQTLDEFTIQQLREFPQATGELSMLLRDIGLAAKRVNVEVNKAGLVDILGEAGSVNVQGEDVKKLDVFANNQFIGVLKHGISCAGVGSEENDDIVVFDDDVSNNSKYVLLMDPLDGSGNIDVNVSIGTIFSVYRRVSERGKPCTIEDFLQPGNQQVAAGYIIYGSSTMLVYATRRGVNGFTLDPSIGEFCLSHPNIQCPESGNIYSVNHGNFFRYEEGVRKYINVCQAKEKSTGGPYTQRYIGSMVADVHRNLIKGGIFMYPGTIDKPKGKLRLLYECNPFAFIVEKAGGKATDGTRRILDIVPTELHQRSPFFIGSRKMMEELESHTQGVN, encoded by the coding sequence ATGTCGAATATCAACCGCAGGGTACAGACTTTAGATGAATTTACAATTCAGCAGCTACGCGAGTTTCCACAGGCTACAGGCGAATTAAGTATGTTGTTAAGGGATATTGGTCTTGCAGCTAAGCGTGTAAATGTAGAAGTAAACAAAGCTGGTTTGGTAGACATTCTTGGTGAAGCAGGTAGTGTGAACGTGCAGGGAGAAGATGTAAAGAAACTGGATGTTTTTGCAAACAACCAGTTCATTGGTGTACTTAAACACGGTATAAGCTGCGCAGGTGTTGGTAGTGAAGAGAATGATGACATTGTAGTTTTTGATGATGATGTAAGCAACAACAGCAAATACGTGCTACTGATGGATCCGCTTGATGGTAGTGGAAATATAGATGTGAACGTTTCTATTGGAACCATTTTTAGCGTCTACCGCCGTGTGAGCGAAAGAGGTAAGCCTTGTACTATTGAAGATTTTCTGCAGCCGGGCAACCAGCAGGTAGCCGCTGGTTATATTATTTATGGATCAAGCACCATGTTGGTGTATGCTACGCGTCGTGGAGTAAATGGATTCACGCTTGATCCTTCAATCGGCGAATTTTGCCTGAGCCATCCTAACATACAATGTCCTGAAAGCGGCAATATCTACTCTGTAAACCACGGTAATTTCTTCCGTTATGAAGAGGGCGTTCGCAAATACATCAATGTTTGCCAGGCCAAAGAAAAATCTACTGGCGGTCCATACACACAGCGTTATATAGGAAGTATGGTGGCCGATGTGCATCGCAACCTCATCAAAGGTGGCATCTTTATGTACCCTGGCACCATAGATAAACCTAAAGGCAAGTTGCGCCTGCTGTACGAGTGCAATCCATTTGCATTCATAGTAGAAAAAGCTGGTGGTAAAGCAACTGACGGTACCCGCAGAATTTTAGACATCGTTCCTACAGAATTGCACCAGCGTTCACCTTTCTTTATTGGAAGCCGCAAGATGATGGAAGAACTGGAATCGCATACGCAAGGCGTTAATTGA
- a CDS encoding ABC transporter ATP-binding protein — protein sequence MKKIIEVKDLVKNYGNFQAVKGISFDVFEGEIFGLLGPNGAGKSTTLEIIETLRDKTSGKVYVDGHDLDTHPNHIKKIMGVQLQASGYYPGLNLTELIHLFNGLYNRHTDVMELLDLVNLRDKAKAKFKELSGGQKQRFSVATTLINEPKIIFLDEPTTGLDPQARRSLWDLIRNIRAKGTTVIITTHYMDEAEVLCDRVAVVDNGKIIAIDTPDKLIDDLVSTGFERPKSVKAATLEDVFIHLTGKSLRED from the coding sequence ATGAAGAAGATCATTGAGGTAAAAGACCTGGTAAAGAATTATGGAAATTTCCAGGCAGTGAAGGGGATAAGTTTTGACGTATTTGAAGGTGAGATTTTCGGACTTCTTGGTCCAAATGGTGCAGGCAAGAGTACTACACTAGAGATCATCGAAACCTTGCGCGACAAGACCAGCGGTAAAGTTTATGTAGATGGCCACGACCTGGACACCCATCCAAACCATATAAAGAAGATAATGGGTGTTCAGTTGCAGGCTTCCGGTTATTATCCCGGTCTTAACCTTACTGAACTGATACATCTTTTCAACGGGTTGTACAACCGCCATACAGATGTAATGGAGCTGCTCGACCTGGTAAACCTGCGCGATAAAGCAAAGGCTAAATTCAAGGAATTGAGCGGCGGGCAGAAGCAACGATTTTCAGTCGCTACTACACTCATCAACGAGCCAAAGATCATTTTCTTAGATGAGCCCACCACAGGGCTCGACCCGCAGGCACGTCGCAGCCTGTGGGACCTTATCCGCAACATCCGCGCAAAAGGCACCACCGTTATCATCACTACTCACTATATGGATGAAGCCGAAGTGCTTTGCGATAGGGTAGCTGTGGTAGATAACGGCAAAATCATAGCCATCGATACGCCTGATAAGTTAATAGACGATCTTGTCTCCACCGGCTTCGAACGCCCAAAAAGTGTTAAAGCTGCTACGTTAGAAGATGTTTTTATACATCTTACAGGCAAAAGTCTTCGCGAAGATTAG
- a CDS encoding FKBP-type peptidyl-prolyl cis-trans isomerase has protein sequence MKKSLLGIGVLAMCVSVQAQTKTTKPAAKPAAKPAPTAAAALKTTNDSLSYAFGVSLGSYLKSQDIKTINFAVMNKAIDQTLKGQPTTLDMNAANQLMGRMAEEKSRKASGAEKEKGIAFLAQNKKRSGVVETATGLQYEIITAGTGPKPTAADTIVAHYRGTLINGNEFDNSYSRGEPITIPVSGVIAGWTEALQLMPVGSKWKLFIPSALAYGDYGPGPEIPGGATLVFDVELLSIKGKADR, from the coding sequence ATGAAAAAGTCACTCCTGGGAATTGGTGTACTGGCAATGTGTGTTTCAGTGCAGGCCCAAACAAAAACTACTAAACCTGCAGCTAAGCCAGCAGCTAAACCAGCGCCTACAGCTGCCGCCGCACTTAAAACAACCAACGACAGCCTTTCTTATGCATTTGGTGTTTCTCTTGGTTCTTACCTCAAAAGCCAGGACATTAAGACCATAAACTTTGCAGTAATGAACAAGGCAATTGACCAGACATTGAAAGGTCAGCCAACTACCCTGGATATGAACGCTGCCAACCAGCTGATGGGACGTATGGCAGAAGAAAAGAGCCGTAAAGCAAGTGGCGCCGAAAAAGAAAAGGGCATTGCTTTTCTTGCGCAAAACAAGAAGCGTTCAGGTGTAGTAGAAACAGCAACAGGCCTCCAGTACGAGATCATTACAGCAGGTACAGGTCCTAAGCCTACGGCTGCTGATACCATTGTAGCGCATTATCGTGGTACGCTTATCAATGGCAACGAATTCGATAATTCTTATTCTCGTGGCGAGCCTATCACCATACCTGTTTCAGGTGTTATTGCTGGCTGGACAGAAGCCCTTCAGTTGATGCCTGTTGGCAGCAAGTGGAAACTATTCATTCCGTCTGCATTGGCTTATGGCGATTATGGTCCTGGTCCTGAGATCCCAGGTGGCGCTACCCTTGTTTTCGATGTAGAACTTTTAAGCATTAAAGGCAAGGCCGACAGGTAA
- a CDS encoding YfiT family bacillithiol transferase has translation MTTTNIDPRYPIGEFQLQPFSHKLKEQYLTDLTFLPTDVEMAVLNLDEPQLDTPYREGGWTIRQLVHHIADSHMNAYIRFKLAMTEDNPTITPYQEKHWANLADVYDEPINMSITLLHALHRRLVTALRSIEDGDWESRSVFHPGHQRKLTLWELLGIYSWHSRHHVAHIKALREEKGW, from the coding sequence ATGACAACTACTAACATTGATCCACGTTACCCGATCGGGGAGTTTCAACTGCAGCCTTTTAGTCACAAGCTAAAGGAGCAATACCTAACGGATCTTACTTTTCTTCCTACAGATGTAGAGATGGCTGTACTCAATCTTGATGAACCTCAACTGGACACTCCTTATCGCGAAGGCGGCTGGACGATCCGTCAACTGGTTCACCACATTGCTGATAGCCATATGAACGCCTACATCCGCTTCAAGCTGGCAATGACGGAGGATAATCCTACCATTACACCTTACCAGGAAAAACACTGGGCAAACCTGGCTGATGTGTACGATGAACCAATCAATATGTCTATCACCTTGCTGCATGCACTGCATCGCAGGCTGGTAACAGCACTTCGCAGCATTGAAGATGGTGACTGGGAAAGCCGCAGTGTTTTTCATCCGGGTCACCAGCGTAAACTAACGCTATGGGAGTTACTCGGTATATATAGCTGGCACAGCCGCCATCATGTAGCACATATTAAGGCACTTAGAGAAGAAAAGGGTTGGTGA